Proteins encoded by one window of Colletes latitarsis isolate SP2378_abdomen chromosome 5, iyColLati1, whole genome shotgun sequence:
- the LOC143341799 gene encoding enoyl-[acyl-carrier-protein] reductase, mitochondrial, with protein MVMCIRKLTLPLSRSISTNFTSIRQMSMAINADSVKSLFYKEYGEPADVLHIKKQTINQPENDQVSVKWLLAPVNPADINTIQGKYPSKPPLPAIPGNEGVGEVIAVGSNVNNLSVGDRVVPNGSNLGTWRTHATYNSKELMKIPKDVGTIEASMLNVNPCTAYRMLKDFVSLNPGDTVIQNGGNSAVGQLVIQLCKIWNYKTVSVVRDRPNIQELKDQLTSLGADEILTEAEIRNTQIFKSKKLPSPRLALNCICGQNALEVMRHLAHGGIMVTYGGMSREPLTVPTSALIFKDITLKGFWVTEWTKKNMHSKERIDMFNELGLLFKDKKLKAPPHKLVPFCQFHEAVMNALNIDGKTGVKYILDMTQS; from the exons ATGGTTATGTGCATAAGAAAATTAACTTTACCATTATCACGATCTATTTCAACAAATTTTACATCAATTCGTCAAATGAGCATGGCGATTAATGCGGATTCTGTAAAATCCTTGTTTTACAAGGAATATGGAGAACCTGCTGATGttttacatattaaaaaacaaacTATTAATCAACCAGAAAATGATCAG GTATCTGTTAAGTGGTTATTAGCACCCGTTAATCCAGCAGATATAAATACAATACAAGGCAAATATCCAAGTAAACCACCTTTACCAGCTATTCCAGGAAATGAAGGAGTAGGTGAAGTAATAGCTGTTGGATCTAATGTGAATAATCTATCTGTTGGTGACAGAGTTGTTCCAAATGGTTCAAATTTAGGAACATGGAGAACACATGCAACTTATAATTCCAAAGAACTTATgaaa attccAAAGGATGTTGGAACCATAGAAGCTAGTATGTTGAATGTAAACCCATGTACTGCATACAGGATGCTTAAAGATTTTGTTTCATTAAATCCTGGAGATACTGTGATTCAAAATGGTGGTAATTCTGCAGTTGGGCAATTAGTTATACAATTATgcaaaatatggaattataaaaCTGTCAGTGTTGTTAGAGACAGACCAAACATACAAGAGTTAAAG GATCAGTTAACAAGTTTGGGTGCAGATGAAATACTTACTGAAGCTGAAATAAGGAATacacaaatttttaaaagtaaAAAGTTACCTTCACCAAGATTAGCCCTTAATTGTATATGTGGACAAAATGCATTAGAAGTTATGCGACATTTAGCACATGGTGGTATTATGGTGACTTATGGTGGTATGTCCAGAGAACCTTTAACTGTTCCAACTTCTGCACTTATTTTTAAG GATATAACTTTGAAGGGATTTTGGGTGACAGAATGGACAAAGAAAAATATGCATTCCAAAGAACGCATAGATATGTTCAATGAATTGGGATTATTGTTCAAGGATAAGAAATTAAAAGCTCCACCACATAAGTTAGTTCCATTTTGCCAATTTCACGAAGCTGTTATGAATGCACTTAACATTGATGGTAAGACTGgagtaaaatatattttggaTATGACTCAATCTTAA
- the Oscp1 gene encoding organic solute carrier partner 1: protein MSLYATPILYLNMGGEMLYVLRQRLKAQKINVDKTIQVLDDVTAALLNPKILSSIFVEKPLIEMSILRSTLECVVLSSLVKLDINSMNKLFDLMIMMVKYQLTAATGPKEVILLTLNHTDAMRDMVNNSNAQECVGLVHQMVVDFYNHLTCEEVWNARNDCLKVLEPYCVKVSLLLSLGLQNDNGSFNLVHHKYDEKYEENKSCFSDIKLCDLDSKNCCDGTFNLFDERSTLLGKNMYSMTHEMSKLIFNTEKENHDLKDCGAKAELGMLAVQLGTEETLYKRPFTLNLLSNDTYDNADTVKEELDSKEDSKNDTVVTKYEKTVFNEEYKTKLDNVRADFSEDKLKELEYQMLILDILEGTE, encoded by the exons ATGTCTTTATATGCGACACCAATTCTTTATTTAAATATGGGTGGTGAAATGTTATATGTTTTGCGACAAAGACTGAAGGCACAGAAGATTAATGTTGATAAAACTATCCAAG TATTGGACGATGTAACTGCAGCCTTACTTAATCCTAAAATATTGTCTTCTATATTTGTGGAAAAACCTTTAATTGAAATGTCTATTCTACGGTCTACTTTGGAATGCGTTGTGTTATCGTCACTTGTGAAACTCGATATAAATAGTATGAATAAACTGTTTGATTTAATGATTATGATGGTTAAATATCAATTAACTGCAGCTACTGGCCCTAAAGAAGTTATTCTTTTAACGTTAAATCACACAGACGCAATGCGCGATATGGTTAACAATTCAAATGCACAAGAATGCGTTGGATTGGTACATCAGATGGTAGTTGAT ttttataaccATTTAACCTGTGAGGAGGTCTGGAATGCCAGAAATGATTGTTTGAAAGTATTGGAGCCATATTGTGTAAAAGTATCACTTCTTCTAAGTCTTGGATTACAAAATGATAATGGTAGTTTTAATTTAGTGCATCATAAATACGACGAGAAATATGAAGAGAACAAAAGTTGTTTTTCTGACATAAAATTGTGTGATTTGGATTCAAAAAATTGCTGTGATGGTACTTTTAATCTTTTTGACGAACGTAGTACTTTGCTAGGTAAAAACAT GTACTCAATGACACATGAAATGTCAAAACTGATATTTAACACAGAAAAGGAAAATCATGATTTAAAAGATTGTGGTGCAAAAGCAGAACTTGGTATGTTGGCTGTTCAATTGGGAACAGAAGAAACTTTATATAAACGACCTTTTACTTTGAATTTACTTTCAAACGACACTTACGACAATGCAGATACAGTAAAAGAAGAGCTTGATTCtaaagaagatagcaaaaatgatACGGTAGTTACGAAATATGAAAAAACGgtatttaatgaagaatataaaACGAAACTTGATAATGTACGTGCAGATTTTTCTGAAGATAAACTTAAAGAACTAGAATACCAAATGTTAATAttggatattttagagggaacAGAATAG
- the LOC143341639 gene encoding uncharacterized protein LOC143341639 isoform X4: protein MVKLTEEMVVARTRVSDFSAVKKLNCWKTFLLLYMYSFILICYCRGNELTDVTILRKMKNVEVLSLSVNNINSLADFQYCLNLQDLFIRKNDIKDLNEVCYLQGLPNLRNLWLGENPCAEKDGYRLAVLRTLPGLQKLDDKVVSPEEVQTALTRGPILFHPLDMDASLPQSDTISPEDIVTEYIEETEVIRHRRYSSSSDQRSFEETQHTQEEFHDPDRRNANYNASPSHCYSQNNQYTYEEYDDRPAVSRHNGEYDERRTYSDYSNNETTQRTYAATSPRAQYSLNETIEDRRSDRSNYEYDNRLKSDYEEQHEQRIKSDYEEHQPPPPTRRSAVHHNVEREDSNQVPGWVRHSDKEKCRSQFHYHRRPVTRNSNILSAVLCLVKELDYPSLEVVEMAVRNRMDELEE from the exons aTGGTGAAGTTGACTGAGGAGATGGTCGTGGCTCGAACACGCGTGTCCGATTTCTCTGCCGTAAAGAAACTTAATTGTTG GAAAACATTTTTACtgttatatatgtatagttttatattaatatgtTACTGTAGGGGTAATGAATTAACCGATGTAACCATTTTACGGAAaatgaaaaatgtggaagtattaTCCTTAAG TGTTAACAATATCAATAGTCTTGCTGATTTCCAATATTGTCTAAATCTTCAAGATTTGTTTATAAGGAAGAATGATATTAAAGATTTAAATGAAGTTTGTTATCTTCAAGGCTTACCTAATCTACGAAATTTATGGCTTGGTGAAAATCCTTGTGCTGAGAAAGATGG GTATCGATTAGCAGTTCTAAGGACTTTACCAGGTCTACAAAAACTTGATGATAAAGTAGTGTCACCTGAGGAGGTGCAAACTGCATTAACAAGAGGTCCTATTTTGTTTCATCCTCTTGATATGGACGCATCTCTACCGCAATCAGACACAATCAGTCCAGAA GATATTGTCACTGAATATATTGAAGAAACTGAAGTGATACGACATCGAAGATATAGTTCTTCGAGTGATCAG AGAAGTTTTGAAGAGACACAGCATACTCAAGAAGAGTTTCATGATCCAGATCGTAGGAATGCAAACTATAATGCATCACCATCTCATTGTTATTCACAAAATAATCAGTATACATATGAA GAGTACGATGACCGGCCAGCAGTTTCAAGACATAATGGAGAATATGATGAGAGAAGAACTTATTCAGATTATAGTAATAATGAAACAACTCAACGTACATATGCAGCAACGTCACCACGTGCGCAGTACTCTTTAAACGAAACCATAGAAGATAGACGTTCAGATAGAAGCAATTATGAATATGATAATAGATTAAAATCAGACTACGAAGAACAACACGAGCAAAGGATAAAGTCAGATTACGAAGAACATCAACCACCACCTCCAACTAGACGATCGGCAGTCCATCATAATGTCGAGAGG GAAGATTCAAATCAGGTGCCTGGATGGGTGAGACATTCTGACAAGGAAAAATGTAGATCACAGTTTCACTATCACAGAAGGCCTGTTACAAGG AACTCAAATATATTATCAGCCGTGTTATGCTTAGTTAAAGAGCTTGATTATCCAAGTTTAGAAGTAGTAGAAATGGCTGTTAGGAATCGAATGGACGAATTAGAGGAATGA
- the LOC143341639 gene encoding uncharacterized protein LOC143341639 isoform X2 encodes MVKLTEEMVVARTRVSDFSAVKKLNCWGNELTDVTILRKMKNVEVLSLSVNNINSLADFQYCLNLQDLFIRKNDIKDLNEVCYLQGLPNLRNLWLGENPCAEKDGYRLAVLRTLPGLQKLDDKVVSPEEVQTALTRGPILFHPLDMDASLPQSDTISPEDIVTEYIEETEVIRHRRYSSSSDQRSFEETQHTQEEFHDPDRRNANYNASPSHCYSQNNQYTYEPQNGQSKNHSKDDTVHTESRSISENVTTNTVEIIKEYDDRPAVSRHNGEYDERRTYSDYSNNETTQRTYAATSPRAQYSLNETIEDRRSDRSNYEYDNRLKSDYEEQHEQRIKSDYEEHQPPPPTRRSAVHHNVEREDSNQVPGWVRHSDKEKCRSQFHYHRRPVTRNSNILSAVLCLVKELDYPSLEVVEMAVRNRMDELEE; translated from the exons aTGGTGAAGTTGACTGAGGAGATGGTCGTGGCTCGAACACGCGTGTCCGATTTCTCTGCCGTAAAGAAACTTAATTGTTG GGGTAATGAATTAACCGATGTAACCATTTTACGGAAaatgaaaaatgtggaagtattaTCCTTAAG TGTTAACAATATCAATAGTCTTGCTGATTTCCAATATTGTCTAAATCTTCAAGATTTGTTTATAAGGAAGAATGATATTAAAGATTTAAATGAAGTTTGTTATCTTCAAGGCTTACCTAATCTACGAAATTTATGGCTTGGTGAAAATCCTTGTGCTGAGAAAGATGG GTATCGATTAGCAGTTCTAAGGACTTTACCAGGTCTACAAAAACTTGATGATAAAGTAGTGTCACCTGAGGAGGTGCAAACTGCATTAACAAGAGGTCCTATTTTGTTTCATCCTCTTGATATGGACGCATCTCTACCGCAATCAGACACAATCAGTCCAGAA GATATTGTCACTGAATATATTGAAGAAACTGAAGTGATACGACATCGAAGATATAGTTCTTCGAGTGATCAG AGAAGTTTTGAAGAGACACAGCATACTCAAGAAGAGTTTCATGATCCAGATCGTAGGAATGCAAACTATAATGCATCACCATCTCATTGTTATTCACAAAATAATCAGTATACATATGAA CCTCAGAATGGACAGTCAAAAAATCACAGCAAAGATGACACTGTACATACAGAGTCGCGCAGCATCAGTGAAAATGTGACAACTAACACTGTTGAAATAATCAAG GAGTACGATGACCGGCCAGCAGTTTCAAGACATAATGGAGAATATGATGAGAGAAGAACTTATTCAGATTATAGTAATAATGAAACAACTCAACGTACATATGCAGCAACGTCACCACGTGCGCAGTACTCTTTAAACGAAACCATAGAAGATAGACGTTCAGATAGAAGCAATTATGAATATGATAATAGATTAAAATCAGACTACGAAGAACAACACGAGCAAAGGATAAAGTCAGATTACGAAGAACATCAACCACCACCTCCAACTAGACGATCGGCAGTCCATCATAATGTCGAGAGG GAAGATTCAAATCAGGTGCCTGGATGGGTGAGACATTCTGACAAGGAAAAATGTAGATCACAGTTTCACTATCACAGAAGGCCTGTTACAAGG AACTCAAATATATTATCAGCCGTGTTATGCTTAGTTAAAGAGCTTGATTATCCAAGTTTAGAAGTAGTAGAAATGGCTGTTAGGAATCGAATGGACGAATTAGAGGAATGA
- the LOC143341639 gene encoding uncharacterized protein LOC143341639 isoform X1, with protein sequence MVKLTEEMVVARTRVSDFSAVKKLNCWKTFLLLYMYSFILICYCRGNELTDVTILRKMKNVEVLSLSVNNINSLADFQYCLNLQDLFIRKNDIKDLNEVCYLQGLPNLRNLWLGENPCAEKDGYRLAVLRTLPGLQKLDDKVVSPEEVQTALTRGPILFHPLDMDASLPQSDTISPEDIVTEYIEETEVIRHRRYSSSSDQRSFEETQHTQEEFHDPDRRNANYNASPSHCYSQNNQYTYEPQNGQSKNHSKDDTVHTESRSISENVTTNTVEIIKEYDDRPAVSRHNGEYDERRTYSDYSNNETTQRTYAATSPRAQYSLNETIEDRRSDRSNYEYDNRLKSDYEEQHEQRIKSDYEEHQPPPPTRRSAVHHNVEREDSNQVPGWVRHSDKEKCRSQFHYHRRPVTRNSNILSAVLCLVKELDYPSLEVVEMAVRNRMDELEE encoded by the exons aTGGTGAAGTTGACTGAGGAGATGGTCGTGGCTCGAACACGCGTGTCCGATTTCTCTGCCGTAAAGAAACTTAATTGTTG GAAAACATTTTTACtgttatatatgtatagttttatattaatatgtTACTGTAGGGGTAATGAATTAACCGATGTAACCATTTTACGGAAaatgaaaaatgtggaagtattaTCCTTAAG TGTTAACAATATCAATAGTCTTGCTGATTTCCAATATTGTCTAAATCTTCAAGATTTGTTTATAAGGAAGAATGATATTAAAGATTTAAATGAAGTTTGTTATCTTCAAGGCTTACCTAATCTACGAAATTTATGGCTTGGTGAAAATCCTTGTGCTGAGAAAGATGG GTATCGATTAGCAGTTCTAAGGACTTTACCAGGTCTACAAAAACTTGATGATAAAGTAGTGTCACCTGAGGAGGTGCAAACTGCATTAACAAGAGGTCCTATTTTGTTTCATCCTCTTGATATGGACGCATCTCTACCGCAATCAGACACAATCAGTCCAGAA GATATTGTCACTGAATATATTGAAGAAACTGAAGTGATACGACATCGAAGATATAGTTCTTCGAGTGATCAG AGAAGTTTTGAAGAGACACAGCATACTCAAGAAGAGTTTCATGATCCAGATCGTAGGAATGCAAACTATAATGCATCACCATCTCATTGTTATTCACAAAATAATCAGTATACATATGAA CCTCAGAATGGACAGTCAAAAAATCACAGCAAAGATGACACTGTACATACAGAGTCGCGCAGCATCAGTGAAAATGTGACAACTAACACTGTTGAAATAATCAAG GAGTACGATGACCGGCCAGCAGTTTCAAGACATAATGGAGAATATGATGAGAGAAGAACTTATTCAGATTATAGTAATAATGAAACAACTCAACGTACATATGCAGCAACGTCACCACGTGCGCAGTACTCTTTAAACGAAACCATAGAAGATAGACGTTCAGATAGAAGCAATTATGAATATGATAATAGATTAAAATCAGACTACGAAGAACAACACGAGCAAAGGATAAAGTCAGATTACGAAGAACATCAACCACCACCTCCAACTAGACGATCGGCAGTCCATCATAATGTCGAGAGG GAAGATTCAAATCAGGTGCCTGGATGGGTGAGACATTCTGACAAGGAAAAATGTAGATCACAGTTTCACTATCACAGAAGGCCTGTTACAAGG AACTCAAATATATTATCAGCCGTGTTATGCTTAGTTAAAGAGCTTGATTATCCAAGTTTAGAAGTAGTAGAAATGGCTGTTAGGAATCGAATGGACGAATTAGAGGAATGA
- the LOC143341639 gene encoding uncharacterized protein LOC143341639 isoform X5 encodes MVKLTEEMVVARTRVSDFSAVKKLNCWKTFLLLYMYSFILICYCRGNELTDVTILRKMKNVEVLSLSVNNINSLADFQYCLNLQDLFIRKNDIKDLNEVCYLQGLPNLRNLWLGENPCAEKDGYRLAVLRTLPGLQKLDDKVVSPEEVQTALTRGPILFHPLDMDASLPQSDTISPERSFEETQHTQEEFHDPDRRNANYNASPSHCYSQNNQYTYEEYDDRPAVSRHNGEYDERRTYSDYSNNETTQRTYAATSPRAQYSLNETIEDRRSDRSNYEYDNRLKSDYEEQHEQRIKSDYEEHQPPPPTRRSAVHHNVEREDSNQVPGWVRHSDKEKCRSQFHYHRRPVTRNSNILSAVLCLVKELDYPSLEVVEMAVRNRMDELEE; translated from the exons aTGGTGAAGTTGACTGAGGAGATGGTCGTGGCTCGAACACGCGTGTCCGATTTCTCTGCCGTAAAGAAACTTAATTGTTG GAAAACATTTTTACtgttatatatgtatagttttatattaatatgtTACTGTAGGGGTAATGAATTAACCGATGTAACCATTTTACGGAAaatgaaaaatgtggaagtattaTCCTTAAG TGTTAACAATATCAATAGTCTTGCTGATTTCCAATATTGTCTAAATCTTCAAGATTTGTTTATAAGGAAGAATGATATTAAAGATTTAAATGAAGTTTGTTATCTTCAAGGCTTACCTAATCTACGAAATTTATGGCTTGGTGAAAATCCTTGTGCTGAGAAAGATGG GTATCGATTAGCAGTTCTAAGGACTTTACCAGGTCTACAAAAACTTGATGATAAAGTAGTGTCACCTGAGGAGGTGCAAACTGCATTAACAAGAGGTCCTATTTTGTTTCATCCTCTTGATATGGACGCATCTCTACCGCAATCAGACACAATCAGTCCAGAA AGAAGTTTTGAAGAGACACAGCATACTCAAGAAGAGTTTCATGATCCAGATCGTAGGAATGCAAACTATAATGCATCACCATCTCATTGTTATTCACAAAATAATCAGTATACATATGAA GAGTACGATGACCGGCCAGCAGTTTCAAGACATAATGGAGAATATGATGAGAGAAGAACTTATTCAGATTATAGTAATAATGAAACAACTCAACGTACATATGCAGCAACGTCACCACGTGCGCAGTACTCTTTAAACGAAACCATAGAAGATAGACGTTCAGATAGAAGCAATTATGAATATGATAATAGATTAAAATCAGACTACGAAGAACAACACGAGCAAAGGATAAAGTCAGATTACGAAGAACATCAACCACCACCTCCAACTAGACGATCGGCAGTCCATCATAATGTCGAGAGG GAAGATTCAAATCAGGTGCCTGGATGGGTGAGACATTCTGACAAGGAAAAATGTAGATCACAGTTTCACTATCACAGAAGGCCTGTTACAAGG AACTCAAATATATTATCAGCCGTGTTATGCTTAGTTAAAGAGCTTGATTATCCAAGTTTAGAAGTAGTAGAAATGGCTGTTAGGAATCGAATGGACGAATTAGAGGAATGA
- the LOC143341639 gene encoding uncharacterized protein LOC143341639 isoform X3: MVKLTEEMVVARTRVSDFSAVKKLNCWKTFLLLYMYSFILICYCRGNELTDVTILRKMKNVEVLSLSVNNINSLADFQYCLNLQDLFIRKNDIKDLNEVCYLQGLPNLRNLWLGENPCAEKDGYRLAVLRTLPGLQKLDDKVVSPEEVQTALTRGPILFHPLDMDASLPQSDTISPERSFEETQHTQEEFHDPDRRNANYNASPSHCYSQNNQYTYEPQNGQSKNHSKDDTVHTESRSISENVTTNTVEIIKEYDDRPAVSRHNGEYDERRTYSDYSNNETTQRTYAATSPRAQYSLNETIEDRRSDRSNYEYDNRLKSDYEEQHEQRIKSDYEEHQPPPPTRRSAVHHNVEREDSNQVPGWVRHSDKEKCRSQFHYHRRPVTRNSNILSAVLCLVKELDYPSLEVVEMAVRNRMDELEE; this comes from the exons aTGGTGAAGTTGACTGAGGAGATGGTCGTGGCTCGAACACGCGTGTCCGATTTCTCTGCCGTAAAGAAACTTAATTGTTG GAAAACATTTTTACtgttatatatgtatagttttatattaatatgtTACTGTAGGGGTAATGAATTAACCGATGTAACCATTTTACGGAAaatgaaaaatgtggaagtattaTCCTTAAG TGTTAACAATATCAATAGTCTTGCTGATTTCCAATATTGTCTAAATCTTCAAGATTTGTTTATAAGGAAGAATGATATTAAAGATTTAAATGAAGTTTGTTATCTTCAAGGCTTACCTAATCTACGAAATTTATGGCTTGGTGAAAATCCTTGTGCTGAGAAAGATGG GTATCGATTAGCAGTTCTAAGGACTTTACCAGGTCTACAAAAACTTGATGATAAAGTAGTGTCACCTGAGGAGGTGCAAACTGCATTAACAAGAGGTCCTATTTTGTTTCATCCTCTTGATATGGACGCATCTCTACCGCAATCAGACACAATCAGTCCAGAA AGAAGTTTTGAAGAGACACAGCATACTCAAGAAGAGTTTCATGATCCAGATCGTAGGAATGCAAACTATAATGCATCACCATCTCATTGTTATTCACAAAATAATCAGTATACATATGAA CCTCAGAATGGACAGTCAAAAAATCACAGCAAAGATGACACTGTACATACAGAGTCGCGCAGCATCAGTGAAAATGTGACAACTAACACTGTTGAAATAATCAAG GAGTACGATGACCGGCCAGCAGTTTCAAGACATAATGGAGAATATGATGAGAGAAGAACTTATTCAGATTATAGTAATAATGAAACAACTCAACGTACATATGCAGCAACGTCACCACGTGCGCAGTACTCTTTAAACGAAACCATAGAAGATAGACGTTCAGATAGAAGCAATTATGAATATGATAATAGATTAAAATCAGACTACGAAGAACAACACGAGCAAAGGATAAAGTCAGATTACGAAGAACATCAACCACCACCTCCAACTAGACGATCGGCAGTCCATCATAATGTCGAGAGG GAAGATTCAAATCAGGTGCCTGGATGGGTGAGACATTCTGACAAGGAAAAATGTAGATCACAGTTTCACTATCACAGAAGGCCTGTTACAAGG AACTCAAATATATTATCAGCCGTGTTATGCTTAGTTAAAGAGCTTGATTATCCAAGTTTAGAAGTAGTAGAAATGGCTGTTAGGAATCGAATGGACGAATTAGAGGAATGA